A DNA window from Macadamia integrifolia cultivar HAES 741 chromosome 4, SCU_Mint_v3, whole genome shotgun sequence contains the following coding sequences:
- the LOC122075566 gene encoding phosphoenolpyruvate/phosphate translocator 1, chloroplastic-like isoform X2, whose translation MESSAFALSPTTQFLNTRKLINRRSYFKFNPISLSSSKKSLDLNPIHGDSGLADHRSSPLCSSSCFRNWISAPPFVSNRKKKDFQVEAISVPESAGESGESAKSSSLIKTLEIGLLFGMWTLFNIYFNIYNKQVLKVYPFPVTVSTFQFFTGTVLVILMWAFNLHNRPKISRSQLVAIIPLAMVHSLGNLFTNMSLGKVAVSFTHTIKAMEPFFSVLLSVLFLGEIPSAWVVVSLLPIVGGVALASLTEASFNWAGFWSAMASNLTNQSRNVLSKKVMVKKEESMDNITLFSIITIMSFIMCLPLTLLMEGVKFTPAYMQAAGLNVKEVCLRSLLAALCYHAYQQVSYMILQRVSPVTHSVGNCVKRVVVIVTSVLFFQTPVSPINSLGTGVALAGVFLYSRVKRIKPKQKAA comes from the exons ATGGAGAGCTCTGCATTTGCTCTCTCTCCCACGACGCAATTTCTCAATACCAGAAAACTTATAAATCGGAGATCGTACTTTAAATTCAATCCGATTTCACTCTCTTCATCGAAGAAATCGCTTGATCTCAACCCCATCCATGGCGACTCTGGCTTGGCAGATCATAGATCATCGCCACTCTGCTCCTCGTCGTGTTTCAGAAACTGGATTTCTGCTCCACCTTTCGTCTCCAATCGGAAGAAGAAGGATTTTCAGGTGGAAGCTATTTCAGTTCCCGAGAGTGCTGGCGAGAGCGGCGAGAGCGCGAAATCGAGTAGTTTGATCAAAACTTTGGAGATCGGGCTTCTGTTCGGCATGTGGACTCTTTTCAACATCTACTTCAACATTTACAACAAACAG GTTCTGAAGGTTTATCCGTTCCCAGTAACTGTCTCCACATTTCAATTCTTTACAGGGACTGTGCTTGTCATTTTAATGTGGGCATTTAATCTACACAATAGACCAAAAATTAGTCGTTCGCAG CTTGTAGCAATCATACCATTGGCCATGGTTCACTCATTGGGAAACCTTTTCACCAACATGAGTCTTGGAAAAGTTGCTGTTTCTTTCACACACACAATCAAAGCCATGGAACCATTTTTCTCAGTTCTTCTCTCTGTTTTGTTTCTTGGGGAG ATACCCAGTGCCTGGGTTGTGGTTTCCCTTCTACCAATTGTTGGTGGTGTAGCATTGGCATCTCTAACAGAAGCCTCTTTTAATTG GGCTGGGTTTTGGAGTGCAATGGCTTCCAACCTGACTAACCAGTCACGTAATGTCCTCAGCAAAAAGGTCATGGTCAAGAAAGAG GAATCCATGGACAATATCACTCTTTTCTCAATAATAACAATCATGTCATTTATCATGTGTCTGCCACTGACTCTCCTCATGGAAGGTGTCAAGTTTACTCCTGCATACATGCAGGCTGCT GGATTGAACGTTAAAGAGGTATGCCTGAGGTCTCTACTTGCTGCTCTCTGTTACCATGCTTATCAACAG GTTTCTTATATGATATTACAGAGGGTGTCCCCAGTTACACACTCTGTGGGCAACTGTGTGAAACGGGTTGTGGTCATTGTGACCTCAGTTCTCTTCTTCCAGACTCCAGTCTCTCCCATCAATTCTCTTG GAACTGGTGTGGCTCTTGCAGGAGTATTCTTGTACTCTAGGGTCAAGAGGATAAAGCCAAAGCAGAAAGCAGCTTAA
- the LOC122075566 gene encoding phosphoenolpyruvate/phosphate translocator 1, chloroplastic-like isoform X1: MYSGLFLLPFLHPLIFLSVGCKGSQTGEKMESSAFALSPTTQFLNTRKLINRRSYFKFNPISLSSSKKSLDLNPIHGDSGLADHRSSPLCSSSCFRNWISAPPFVSNRKKKDFQVEAISVPESAGESGESAKSSSLIKTLEIGLLFGMWTLFNIYFNIYNKQVLKVYPFPVTVSTFQFFTGTVLVILMWAFNLHNRPKISRSQLVAIIPLAMVHSLGNLFTNMSLGKVAVSFTHTIKAMEPFFSVLLSVLFLGEIPSAWVVVSLLPIVGGVALASLTEASFNWAGFWSAMASNLTNQSRNVLSKKVMVKKEESMDNITLFSIITIMSFIMCLPLTLLMEGVKFTPAYMQAAGLNVKEVCLRSLLAALCYHAYQQVSYMILQRVSPVTHSVGNCVKRVVVIVTSVLFFQTPVSPINSLGTGVALAGVFLYSRVKRIKPKQKAA, encoded by the exons ATGTACAGTGGACTCTTCCTTTTACCTTTCTTACATCCATTAATATTCCTCTCTGTTGGCTGCAAAGGAAGTCAG actgGAGAAAAAATGGAGAGCTCTGCATTTGCTCTCTCTCCCACGACGCAATTTCTCAATACCAGAAAACTTATAAATCGGAGATCGTACTTTAAATTCAATCCGATTTCACTCTCTTCATCGAAGAAATCGCTTGATCTCAACCCCATCCATGGCGACTCTGGCTTGGCAGATCATAGATCATCGCCACTCTGCTCCTCGTCGTGTTTCAGAAACTGGATTTCTGCTCCACCTTTCGTCTCCAATCGGAAGAAGAAGGATTTTCAGGTGGAAGCTATTTCAGTTCCCGAGAGTGCTGGCGAGAGCGGCGAGAGCGCGAAATCGAGTAGTTTGATCAAAACTTTGGAGATCGGGCTTCTGTTCGGCATGTGGACTCTTTTCAACATCTACTTCAACATTTACAACAAACAG GTTCTGAAGGTTTATCCGTTCCCAGTAACTGTCTCCACATTTCAATTCTTTACAGGGACTGTGCTTGTCATTTTAATGTGGGCATTTAATCTACACAATAGACCAAAAATTAGTCGTTCGCAG CTTGTAGCAATCATACCATTGGCCATGGTTCACTCATTGGGAAACCTTTTCACCAACATGAGTCTTGGAAAAGTTGCTGTTTCTTTCACACACACAATCAAAGCCATGGAACCATTTTTCTCAGTTCTTCTCTCTGTTTTGTTTCTTGGGGAG ATACCCAGTGCCTGGGTTGTGGTTTCCCTTCTACCAATTGTTGGTGGTGTAGCATTGGCATCTCTAACAGAAGCCTCTTTTAATTG GGCTGGGTTTTGGAGTGCAATGGCTTCCAACCTGACTAACCAGTCACGTAATGTCCTCAGCAAAAAGGTCATGGTCAAGAAAGAG GAATCCATGGACAATATCACTCTTTTCTCAATAATAACAATCATGTCATTTATCATGTGTCTGCCACTGACTCTCCTCATGGAAGGTGTCAAGTTTACTCCTGCATACATGCAGGCTGCT GGATTGAACGTTAAAGAGGTATGCCTGAGGTCTCTACTTGCTGCTCTCTGTTACCATGCTTATCAACAG GTTTCTTATATGATATTACAGAGGGTGTCCCCAGTTACACACTCTGTGGGCAACTGTGTGAAACGGGTTGTGGTCATTGTGACCTCAGTTCTCTTCTTCCAGACTCCAGTCTCTCCCATCAATTCTCTTG GAACTGGTGTGGCTCTTGCAGGAGTATTCTTGTACTCTAGGGTCAAGAGGATAAAGCCAAAGCAGAAAGCAGCTTAA
- the LOC122075566 gene encoding phosphoenolpyruvate/phosphate translocator 1, chloroplastic-like isoform X3 — protein sequence MQSSKFSLSPTTPFLNTKRLTNRSSYLRFNPVSLSSSKKSLDLNPIHGDTGSSANRSSPLCSSSPFRSWISAPPLVSDRGKNEFQVEATSIPESAGGSARSSSLNQTLELGLLFGFWYLFNIYFNIYNKQVLKVYPFPVTVSTFQFFTGTVLVILMWAFNLHNRPKISRSQLVAIIPLAMVHSLGNLFTNMSLGKVAVSFTHTIKAMEPFFSVLLSVLFLGEIPSAWVVVSLLPIVGGVALASLTEASFNWAGFWSAMASNLTNQSRNVLSKKVMVKKEESMDNITLFSIITIMSFIMCLPLTLLMEGVKFTPAYMQAAGLNVKEVCLRSLLAALCYHAYQQVSYMILQRVSPVTHSVGNCVKRVVVIVTSVLFFQTPVSPINSLGTGVALAGVFLYSRVKRIKPKQKAA from the exons atgcaGAGCtctaaattttctctttctcctacgACGCCATTTCTCAATACCAAAAGACTTACAAATCGTAGTTCGTATCTTAGATTCAATCcagtttctctttcttcatctaAGAAATCGCTTGATCTGAACCCCATTCATGGAGACACTGGCTCGTCCGCTAATAGATCTTCGCCACTTTGTTCCTCTTCGCCTTTTAGAAGCTGGATTTCTGCTCCACCTCTCGTCTCCGATCGAGGGAAGAATGAATTTCAGGTGGAGGCTACTTCGATTCCCGAGAGTGCTGGCGGAAGCGCGAGATCGAGCAGTTTGAACCAAACGTTGGAGCTTGGGCTTCTCTTTGGTTTCTGGTATCTTTTCAACATCTACTTCAACATTTACAACAAacag GTTCTGAAGGTTTATCCGTTCCCAGTAACTGTCTCCACATTTCAATTCTTTACAGGGACTGTGCTTGTCATTTTAATGTGGGCATTTAATCTACACAATAGACCAAAAATTAGTCGTTCGCAG CTTGTAGCAATCATACCATTGGCCATGGTTCACTCATTGGGAAACCTTTTCACCAACATGAGTCTTGGAAAAGTTGCTGTTTCTTTCACACACACAATCAAAGCCATGGAACCATTTTTCTCAGTTCTTCTCTCTGTTTTGTTTCTTGGGGAG ATACCCAGTGCCTGGGTTGTGGTTTCCCTTCTACCAATTGTTGGTGGTGTAGCATTGGCATCTCTAACAGAAGCCTCTTTTAATTG GGCTGGGTTTTGGAGTGCAATGGCTTCCAACCTGACTAACCAGTCACGTAATGTCCTCAGCAAAAAGGTCATGGTCAAGAAAGAG GAATCCATGGACAATATCACTCTTTTCTCAATAATAACAATCATGTCATTTATCATGTGTCTGCCACTGACTCTCCTCATGGAAGGTGTCAAGTTTACTCCTGCATACATGCAGGCTGCT GGATTGAACGTTAAAGAGGTATGCCTGAGGTCTCTACTTGCTGCTCTCTGTTACCATGCTTATCAACAG GTTTCTTATATGATATTACAGAGGGTGTCCCCAGTTACACACTCTGTGGGCAACTGTGTGAAACGGGTTGTGGTCATTGTGACCTCAGTTCTCTTCTTCCAGACTCCAGTCTCTCCCATCAATTCTCTTG GAACTGGTGTGGCTCTTGCAGGAGTATTCTTGTACTCTAGGGTCAAGAGGATAAAGCCAAAGCAGAAAGCAGCTTAA